The following are encoded in a window of Telmatobacter sp. DSM 110680 genomic DNA:
- a CDS encoding DUF1844 domain-containing protein codes for MSDTPKFEVIDRRKLKKDEEQESGTSHSTAETAPEPEKKSAGPQLVETESAKAPAPETSSDPEEEFAGEMPPLPSAEEMREQASAYDASAQRVEDLMRAQNPTLGAQPPIKFEHLVQQLYLSALMQMGAATPEGQRPRVDIIGARQSIDLLSVVEEKTKGNLTDTERRMLDTVLFELRMTFLELTKMISLQGVQAPPPKPEKH; via the coding sequence ATGAGCGATACCCCCAAATTCGAAGTAATTGATCGCCGCAAATTGAAAAAGGACGAGGAACAGGAAAGCGGCACTTCCCACTCAACGGCGGAGACAGCCCCTGAGCCCGAAAAGAAGTCTGCTGGACCGCAACTGGTTGAAACAGAAAGCGCGAAGGCACCGGCGCCGGAAACGTCATCGGATCCGGAAGAGGAGTTCGCCGGAGAAATGCCGCCGCTACCCTCCGCTGAGGAGATGCGTGAGCAGGCAAGTGCTTACGATGCATCGGCGCAGCGCGTTGAAGACCTGATGCGGGCTCAGAATCCAACCCTGGGAGCCCAGCCGCCCATCAAGTTTGAGCACCTCGTCCAGCAGTTGTACCTCTCTGCGTTAATGCAGATGGGTGCCGCAACCCCCGAAGGTCAGCGCCCCCGCGTAGATATCATCGGAGCCCGTCAAAGCATCGATCTGCTCAGCGTCGTTGAAGAAAAAACAAAAGGTAATCTGACCGATACCGAGCGGCGCATGCTCGACACCGTCTTGTTTGAACTCCGCATGACGTTTCTCGAACTCACCAAGATGATTTCGTTGCAGGGCGTGCAGGCCCCTCCACCTAAACCGGAAAAACACTAG